Part of the Pieris napi chromosome 6, ilPieNapi1.2, whole genome shotgun sequence genome, ATGAAGCAGATCACAGCACACATCAAATAGACATAGAGAGCTTTCCATGGCGAGATTACACCTCGACAGCGACGAACATCGAACAATCAAAGCCGACACGTGTCGCGTTGCCCACGCTAAGAGCTGGTAACAAATGGGCATCGCGACAGAAGTATTGAGTGTCGAAGAGGCGCGTACTCACGCGCATGCCCTCCCATCTGGAGACAGCACGGAGGGGTCGTAGAGCTCGCAAAGTGCGCATGGACCGAAACGCTGGGATGTCGTCCGCTCCGGCCATCACCGCTCCGTGGTTAACGAGTGACAACTACCGTCATTAAATTAGTACGATAATACAAACTATATCTTACGTACATTTGCCTTTGATAAGAATAAAGAACATGAAGTAAATGTACTTTAGACTTTGGTAGTCGAATCGACAGTTACGATCCATACATACTAagcttataattatataaaaaaagccgATAATTTACCATGACAATTATGAAATCGAGCCAGCACCAGGCGTTGGTGAAGTACTTCTGAAATCCGAGAGCTAACCATTTGATTAACATCTCAATAAAGAATATTACAGTGAATATACGATCCATGTAATATAAGATGTCTTGAAGAATTGGTCGATGTGGTAGATGGACATCTTCTAACGCCTAAAAACaagatttaagtaaataataacatatttaatatagtaaaaaaatacggGGATAAAGCTCAATTACCAATGCCAAACTACTAAGTAAAATCATTGTTATCACAGCCGTTTCGAAATAGGTATTTTCTATTAATCGAAAGGTTTTCAGTCTAAGGGTTGCCCAGCCTTGCCAAAATGGAGACTCGTCATCTCCGGCTAAGAAGGGGAAGCGCGCATAGCAAGGTTCTGGACAACAGTCCGCTGGTGTGAGATCCACTACATCCTCGTCTGCGGCCAcctttatatctatttttgctAAGCCATCAAGTTTTCCATCCTCCTCGTCTTCAATCATttctataaagaaatattcgGTTATGAAACAAACATATATTCTAACGGCATACAATACATGCCGGTAGTCAAACGAGGAGACTATTTATATACCTTCTTCTAAACCTAATTCTTCTTTACTTGCGTCTTTCTTTTCTTCTCCGTCTATCGTATCCGCAGATCCTTTATGACTTTCGTCTTTAAATGATCTTATTTTATGACTACCATAAGATTTTTGACTTATTGTATCATCATCctgaaaattcaaatatttggaATATAATCGgatacatacaatataaatttggGTTTAATAAGAAAGTAGGGACCTGTATCGGATAACCATGATGATTTATATCACTGTTTATTCGATTGTCAGTATGATTATCCGTTATAGCATTGATATTATTCATCAATATATtcccttttttatatttattgtcacCTGGAAAATAGAGTTTAGTTTCAATTTATATGAGTTCATATGcacgttttaatttaaatagtctTTCATACCTGGTATCGTAAATTCCATTCCGTCACCTATAGCTACCTCCACTTGATCTTTTAGTTTCTTGTCTTTGAATAAAACCCCATCTTCGATATCGGCACCTAATTCCAGTTCATTGTCGACTCGTTCTGAAGAAACACAGCGGGCACATAATGCCGCCTTTAAGCCTACATCCGTGCGTCATTTGTCGCCGCCAACAGCCAAGCATAGAATAGAGATCAGgacaaaattttgtaaataattgcCGAATTTGATACAACTCCTGtgattattattgtgttaagCATGTGTGATgtcttgaatatttaaatatatttacttacataTTTATCAAATGCTCAAAAGCTAAAACTtcgatttttttgtttgattgaaTTTAACGACTATATAGTTTacgatataaatattttttatcatatcacTTAGACCTAACATTTAAcacaaattaacaataaaaatgtaatagtaATAAACACAGCATGCACAACAAACAAAGCtagtatagtatataatacataCTACTGTAATACATATGGATATAATATATGAAGcgaatatactaaatatactGTATGGAGGTAAGAGTGTATCGGGAATATTATAGAGGACAGCTCTACACTTGACTGCTAGGGCACAAGCAACGCACAGTGTTAACAATAACAACCATTGCATGTCATGCTTTATTGTATACATCGATTTATATGATTTGTTACTTTAACACATATAACACACGGATTAATGTAATTGACTATTTATCCTGAAATACAATGAAATTACACACAACATTCAAAATGTCTACTATAAACTCACCTGGAGCGTGAATAGCAATCTGATTCGTCAATTTGCTTTtgactatttttaaaacatcggCTGCGTTTTTTTTGACCCAATCGATAAACCGGGATATTCTATTAAAAGCCTCCGCGATTTTGTTCGTGTCCTGATCGGCTGTTGGCGTCGATAGACTCGAGGAACCAAAATTTGACAGTAAGAGGGCCAAGAAGAGGTTAAGTACCTGGAATTCGATAAATGTTAAACGCATTCAATTGCTTTATGTGTACTTATTTCTAGATCATAAAACATACCACAAGATTGCCAATAACGACCGTTGCCAAGAAGAAAGGTATACAAGAAACATCTCCAACCAGCATGCAATCCCACATACTCTCTATCCATTCTCCACATAATACTCGGAATACTATCATGAAACTGTGCATGAAATCCGTGAAGTTCCACCTTGGGAGCTCTCCACCAGGAAAACGGTCTACGTAATCTGTATACGTGATAATCGTTCGTCAATAATGAGTTTATAAATagtactataatttttaatcgatcaaaacaatatttttaattcaatgtaaaaaagtttaatttataactgattttaaaaatattaatcgtTAGACTGATTCaagaatattaacataaaagaaataaattttgcattaaatatagaaaattttaaatgtcgCTTAAAACTTTGCTTGTATAAAACATTGTTAATAGGTTAGAtcctaattaaaattaaagcgCTTACGAAAATTGCATATTACGCAGAAGAATCAgaacgtaatttaaaatatttggcaATTAATAGCAAGCCATCTTGCAACATGCCTCTGGGAATTGCAATTTAAAACAGGAAACCTGCATATCTTTTGCTCAGCATACagccatattaaaaaaatattgttacctttatgaaaaatacatacaacataacaaatatatatacaacaaagatataataactttaaattagatCATGCATAGAGGCCTTCTACTTAAAAGGGGCAAACATTTAACAAGTAATCGTATATTTAAGGTTATTACAAGGCACTAATGAAAAATGAACATTAAGATGTACAATGAGAAGATGAATTATAACTGATAGGAAGCTAGCTTAAACGTTTCACAAGTGAGGCGCCATCGCTAAGGGGCAGCAATAGATACATACAATAGTTAGTCTAGCTCACGTGGGGTCGCAATTCACAACGACGTTTGCCAATCAAACAACATGAGCATAACAGTGTGACGCACATCAACACAATGAGCTCTAGACAATCTGACGGCGATCCTACCTAAAGCGTGGACTATtcgaattttgaaaatttaatttacattccACACTTTAGCAATTTCAGTGAATATATTTCGCGATGATTTTACCGTGTCAACCCGAGCGACTTATGTTTTCATTACCCAAAGAGAATTTTTCTGACAGTTCGATgcttgaaataaattcactgGACCGAATCGCCGCATCAACAACGTCCAATATAACATCGAACATGCACCACTCCCACCGATCACCACTTACCCACATAATTTTTCCCGAATAGTTGCATACCCATCACggcaaatatgaaaataatgatGCACAATACGAAGGTCAGGTTGCCCAAGGCACCCATCGTCCTACCCATTATAGAGATGAGTAAATTAAGAGTCGGCCATGACTTTGCCAATTTGAATACTCGAAGCTGCAATTATAAATTGTGAAACAAGGCGTCACACAAGCTCGCTTGCCGGCGCATCACCTATGCTACAGCGGCCTCTGAAGACCTATGAGCACTCAGCACGCGCCGTCGTGAGTGATTACAGGTCTGAACTCTGACTAATATTAGCGGAATGTGTGCTACAATATCTCTCCGATTATGTGCATTTATATTGATTCATGAGTGGGATATATGTTGACTATTGTCTATTATTGCGTTTACTACGTTTTGGGAGAGCGTTTtgattgatattattttacgatCCATAGATCGTACTTGTGTTATTCCTATCCTTAAAGTGACATAGATCCCATCAGTAATAGATCTGATGCAATACCCTTCGTAAGCGAAGCTGCATGTCATTTCTATTTTACTCAATGCAAAGCTTAATAGTTATGATTGTAAGCGTGATAGCCTTATAACGTTTATCGTTTAGGCTCTTTGTGAGCCATTCCGTGTTATAAAGCCACAGCATAACTGAATGttccttaaaaataatattcaatcaAAGCCCTGTGTTCGACAGTCGATAGTGTAAAGCTGAATAAGAATTGATAACTAAGGCTTATATGTTCTTAGAGATGCtaaattgtttttcaattgaaCCTGTGTAGTTCTTCCCAAACAACTGCATCCCCATCACGGcaaatatgaatataatgaTGCAAAGTACAAAGGTCAAGTTCCCTAAAGCTCCCACAGTCCTACCCATTATGGATATTATAAGGTTTAGCGCCGGCCAAGACTTAGCCAGTTTAAATACACGTagctgaaaatattttaggaaATGTAAGAACATAAACATGACGTATAACGAAGAAAGTAGGTAGCGGTGAAAGCACCAGCTGTTATTACAAATACCTGAAATTGTCTGTAAATTACTTCCTGTTAAAATGGTTATCGCCattattttcaaatcaaaCCGTATGTTAGATACATAattagtataaattaatattgattagCACTTACCAATCGGAATGAACGTAATACTGACAAACCCTGAACTCCTTCCAGTCCTAATTCCAATAATGATAAGGCCACAATGATAAAGTCAAAAATGTTCCATCCTTCTTGAAAGTAAAATTTGGGACTCATTGCTATTAATTTTAGCATCGCTTCAATACCGAATGTAGCAGTGAAAAACTGGAAACGATATAATccaatttttacatattttcaataagacgcaatattaattttctcttCAGCATGgacaatttagtttaaaaactcTGGGGGTCTAAAACTACAACTGGATACTTACATAATTACCACTTTTCAACGCTCTTTCCATATCTTTGTCCATGTCGTGATGATCCAGTGCCATAAACAGAGTATTGACCACGATACACAACGTGATGAACAGTTCTACAAACGGATCGAACACCAAAAGCGCGACGTATTTCTGAAACTCCAGCCATAGCCAGCAGCAATCCCACACACAGAAGAAGTCTATCCCTTTCATGAGCCACTCCAGGAGTCTCTCCTTGAAGGTGGGCCCTTCATCGTCATCTTCAGCTGTTGAGAAGTAGTATACTGACACTGTTGTGTCACGTTTACCGGAGTGTGTGTGGTGTGAGGAgagacaaaaaataaacatggtTAGTATTCGCTCATTATTTTGAGTAGCCAAAAACCGAATACACATAGCCAATACTACTTAgcaatattcatattttttgaattttattggCTGTCATTTATCTCTCGTGGTTCAACTGTTCAAGATTATGGTATGGCTTGAACTACGTGCTAGGATTGtgcttaaaataaagaaaattttcacacgAGATCACATCTCATTTTCTGCAAAGCGAGtcactatattttatactactgTACTGCAATGATCTATTAATGATTCATTTCCCTTTAATAGTAAATCAAgtcaaaaaatatgaatatcgAGATTTTGATTTTACATGGATAGCAGAAGCGCATCAAATCGCGTCTACACCGTACAAAatagattttactaaattatcGCTTTTAGAACACTAAGTGACATTtgttaatgattttaaataaatggtgATAATTGCTATGTTCAtgcaattcaattaaatacgtgggatttaatatatattttgtgcaACACGTGCATGGCTACGGTTAGCataaatgttaaaacaatgggaaaaaaattatataaaagggTAAGCGTAAGACTTGAGACGGAAtgcaaaacaaaagaaagtgGTATTTGTGTAGTTTGACAGGACAGTGAAGGTGCTTCATTAGGCTtctaaacaatataaatgaCACCCaatgtttatgtatttttgccaATTATGCATTTTTGCATAATGAGCAAATACCGCAGTGTATACTGTTGAATGTTCAGTGTGAAAAGTGTTAGTAGTTTGTGTATTAAAAGCGAACAGTTTGTATAAaatgtacaaataaaaacaagacaACGGACAAGACAGCTGATACAATAGACAAGACAAACGTTAAGTTAACACAGACATAAAATGCTTTACTTTTACCATGTACGCATTGGACTCTATTTTATAGAGCTAgatcatacaaatatatttaatggcCGATAGTTAATTGATATTGATGGCCCTTTATAGTCCCAATGCATACATGgctttgttaattaattagtatttatatatatatatatacacacattttatttattagaaacgtaCCATTTTGCTCGCTCGCTCTACTTTGCCTTCCAGCTTgttcaattatttcatttagtaCCATAACATctgaaatacatatacatgATCGATAAACTGTCGTAAAAAATCAAccatattgtttttgatattggttataataatatatgcaaacgggcaggagactcacctaatgttaagtgatacatggacactcacattgccagaaggctcgcaagtgcgttgccgaccttttaagaattggtatgctcttttcttgaaggaccctacgTCGAATTCATTCGGAAATAATTCAATGGGCAGCTAACATTCTCAACATCTTCGTATCttcgtttaaatttttatataaataattacaaattaccATTTTACCAAACAGAAACTTAAAAGGACCAGTCCCCCATGCCgttaatagtaaaatataaatagtaatattcaTACCTCTCATATCAACGACATTTGGCTGCTGCGATGTCGCAATGAACGGATTATCATTCGACTGTTTTAGAACTTTGCCAGCCTCGTCTGTACATTCTGTTGTACTAACTTCctgaaattgttaaaaatctccttatatttcaataaaagctAGCAATATTCGCTAATAACAATGGAAAGTGCTTTCAGCAGCAATATATCATCATTATGACAGTGTACGATAATGAAACAACTTGTGAGATATGTAAGTGTGTCACGCTTGCAAATAATTAGTCGACGCTTATAACAAAAGAATGATAAGCTCATACATATTCTTTTAATGGTCGAGATACCAGCGACGACTCTTGTCTGGGCAGCGCGTAGGCGTGAGGTTGGGAAGTAATGCTGTGGTTCCTGGACGCTGATCGACCTCTGAGTTTGGCCTCCTTGGTTTGAGCTTTTCCCCCTAAGAGATCGCCGTGCGACGTGTATGACAGCCTAGACTGGTGTGATGTATAGGAGGAATGTCTGGATCCTAAAACATGTAATAAACGCCTCAGTGACAGTTGCAACTGTCAGAATTCCATCATATAAGAAAGGTAAATTGTACACTTCAAAGAAAATGACACCAAATGTGATCTAGATAATGATAACATACCCAAGTTCGCATAATAGACTGGTATTATAATAGCGCCGTTCTCCTCTGACATAGGCGTAACTGCATTTGAGTCATCAGCATAAGGCAAATGTTCCTGTGCGTCCAAGTATGTTGATAAAACAAGTGGTTTCCGATCGGCTCCCGGTGGATACCTATTCCTCCCGTTTGGCCTTAACGCCATTTGATGAGAGCCTCGGGAACCACGTCGTAAATTGAACGGTGATCCAGGTAGTGACAAGGAAGCCTGAAGTCACACacatagtaatatttattttataacaaattccTTAAACCTACTAAGTACTTTTTgaaactattaaaatttttctttaacctttcttcCTTCTAGAAACTTTCATTTGGATTCGAGTTATACTAATATTTGATCATTTAACGAAATCAACTTCCTCAATTCAGATCGAGTGAAAATGTCATGGAAACTGATCACTACTTGATTTGTACTCGCAGAGGCTTTGTCTGatcgtaattaaattaattatcaagAAATATATCCTACAAATCTTTCATGTGCTAATAAACAAGTAGAAGGCGAAAAAAATACATGAATGGAAACTCGAAAGTTTgggataaaataattacaaaagtgCTGGAGGTGTCTCAATGCATCAAAACATATGCATACATGATTTAATGCTAGCGAACTGACACGATTTGGTGCAATAAGACATTAAGACAACAAGACTAATAGCGGaatataaggacaagaaaAGGTATATAGTTTAGAACATCAAAAGGAAGGAAGGGGATCACAAACACCAATGAAGAAGAGGACAAACCTGTGAGCCCTCCCGCAGTGGCCCATACGACAACTGTCCATATTTATTAATGCGTTCAGGATGGGGGACCTTTAATGCATAGAAAAtacactttttaatttatttccgaCTTACTACTATTTTAAGACATAGATCACTATGACTAGGATAGATAATAAGGAACGATATTGGAATAAAGGGATTGTAGCAGCGTCCAAGCagtaaagtaataaatgttaacgATCTACGGCGGTGCTAGAACGATATAGAGTAAACATAAACGATGGATGCAGATTAATTCATATGATAACGATACtgaataaaaagaaaagcGTTAGCATTGACCAAAAGCATCAGTTAGTCTcgtaactttgtttataaacacATGAAGTATTGACGGCCATAAGACGTACATGCACTCTCGCATCTTCTAATCCATCTGAGCTATCATCTATGGTCTATAGTCATGAAGACTTGTTAATTTCTTTCTGTGAAAGCCTCTGCCCGTCTGTCATCGAATTGAggaattaatgtttaaatatttgaagtagatattttaatgacaaaataGTTATGTTGACCGAACCTACCTCTGCTCGGTGTTAGTCTCAGCTCGGCCGCTTCGATCGCTCACAAAATGAAAGAAACAATCTAACATGACAATAGATTATTTCTccaatagtatttaattttaataaaaatatgaccTTTATTAGTCTTAATAATGGTACTGATTAAGTTGGTGATTGATATAAATCAAGTATTGTATTacgaaatactttttaaaatattattggagATTAATATAACCTATGATGCAAACGCTCTAATGAAGTGTCAGATTAGATGAATTATGACCATGCCTacaatgtaatttttcaacaaattaaaacaaatatataataatctaatgcatgttcttaaattaaaatgtatacaagTAATAAATGTTCAGTTTCATGCCTTAATTGTGATCTGTTTGAGGAAATAAGAAGAGTTAGTCGCTGCAAGCGTAATGATtgcaaaaagtaatttaaaataaatgaaaagacCATCTAATAGCATGCCTCGAaaccaaatttaaacaaaccaCAGTGTTCATAGAGTTAAAATAACCGTGTAGTAATTTTCGTAAgagaacaaattaaatatttaatagacaAACATTCAGatatgaaaacaaatttattgcaaaaaaattaaaagtgttttttggAAGTGTTCCTTTcgaaattatatgaaaaatcaTATCTGCATACTTTAAGAAAATATCGACATTGAAAAGGACAGACACAAAATCAAAGCTCAGCGTTagacacatttaaacataatcTTTTCAACTTGATATAACTTgtgcaaatataatttataatgttttttacttaatatactaattattGTAAGTGCAAAAAAGCCGAGTGATTATTATCAAGTTGAAAAGAAATAACTCAGCCGacaatgatttaattaaatataaaaattgaaaaagtcTCAGCGGCAAGATTAATccatcattaattaaaaacctttATCGAGTAGTACTACAAATAAAGCTCATCTCTTAATGATTCTTACGTATCTTAATGATGTTCTTAGTTCAATATCAACacttaaaagtatattttttatcctgataccttttcatttataatattaatctaaagatattataataaaatatttaactttagcTAGATTTTATTGAACCAGCACTACGTATTTTTGGAAATTGTAAAAATTGCCACAGTTAGCAAATTAgtttcgtaaaataaaaatcactgtCAGCAGAGATATCACGCGTGGGTCTTATACTCACCATGCTGACCTTCCTCTGCCGGCGTGCTGTGTCGTGGTGGGTGTCGTTGGCAGGCTTGTGCGTGGGCTGAGTGCTCACCGAATCCTGGAAGGGGTCGCTACGAAGGGACATGCGTTCCCTCGTATTGTCATCCTGATTGCCCCTCTCCTGGTTCACGAACAACTCGTAGCTCTGGCAGGAGAAGTCACTGGGAGACTTGGCAGGATGTGCTTCGGCGTATGCGGCTGCTTCCGCAGCGGCGGCTTGCTCGCGAGCGTGTTGTTCTCTCGCTTCTTGTTTATCCGCTCGAGCCGCTGCCTTTTGTTCCGCTTCCTAATGCAAAAATCAAATACCGTTTAAATTTGTACAAAGTtgaagtttaaaatatattaaacaatgaaaatatatagccatatatataacaaaacgaaatacacattaattaaacatatgtCACTTAGATTAAATCTTGTTTGCTTACCCTTAGTGCTTCTTCTTCAGCCTGCTCTTCCTCCTCTGCTTTCTTCTGCAACTCGTCGTATGACATGGCGACGATAGCCAAGATCAAGTTCACGAGATAGAAAGAGCCGAGGAAAATGATCACAACGAAGAACAGCACGTGCCATGAACCAGCAGACCTTAGAACCTGAATAATTGTGAACAAACGTAAATAATTTCACATTACTGTGGTTGTGAGTGATCTATTGATATATGTATTCGGTGGAGTCTTACTATTAATGGCAAAATCTTGTACCCACGAAACGATACATTTACAATTACagtattttctattatattcctattatattaataataacaatattttaattgaatttttgacAACTAGAAACaactttgaataaattaacgaTTTTTTTGCGATTTATTagcaaacatattattatattaacgtCATTTAGCAGCagttaaatatctttaaatttcGACAAAATAACGACATTTTTGACCTTTAGATTTAGGGACGGAATGttacaattgtttttaatcaactaTGATTCAATTAGTTTCGTAACCTTCACCCtcaaaatttagaaaatattccAGGCAATAATGTTATAAACTTACCAGCTGATATAAGTTTTCCCAGTAATCTTGCGTCATCAATCTGAAAGCTGATAGAAACGCCCAACCGAACGTGTCGAAACTCGTGTAGCCGTAGTTTGGGTTTGGTCCGTACCCTTGTAAACATATGTAGCCTGGTTCACATGTTCTGCAAACAAAAGTAAATCGTTTTATATtctcaaataaattaactgGAATTCTCCGAAACACAAAGACCACCTTATGAGGCATGGCTTACTTTGGCCTATGAGGGAACAAACTACATACAACATTTGAGATTAGAGTTACTAAGtgaagttattttatattacgggaaataaaaaaaaacaagcaaAAGATCGATTGCAACGTTACCGTCTACTGATCATTTAGCTCACAAAAGTAGTCTTGGATGTATGTCTGTTTagagttattaataaatcgcTTGAATGCAAAGGGCATTTATCGATATAGATTTATAAGTCGTGATTTTATAAGGGAATTACTACAACGTTGAGGCGCAATCTTCCATTCCTGAAGCTGAGGTGCTCATGTGTTTGTGGGCAAAAATTGATAGTGAGGTTGTAATATTTGACATCTCATTATCAAGTTAAGCCCACAGACAGATGATTTACGAGTGAATAAGCACAGAAAAATATACACGTCCCATTAtaatcttataataatatagatcaTGTTTCTATTACAATCTTCTTTTAGGTATCTGTGTGctcttttttggcaaaggcctcctccaaatcccgccattcctcTTTGCACTGTGCTACTCTCTGCCATCTTTCACCtgcttttctttaatttgttccatccaccttctaagttgtcttcctcttttccgTTTGCTGTACCATGGGCACCGGTTTAGTACTTTTTTGCTCAAGTTTCTGTGCCTCTTGCCATGTGCCCATTACCACTTTCGTTTATTTCTTCTTATTGTAACATCTGTTACCTTGTTTTTCTTAAagctgtattatttattttgtgtattcTTTTCTTCCCTATCAGACATCGTTCCATCGATGTTTGGTACACCTGTATCTTTATATGCTGAACACGTCTCATTATAAACTAAGGggttttttaatcttttaatcAACATAAAACACAAAACATCTCAAAATAGTAGAAATTGCTTTAGTCTAGACTTATAAATACACCTTATAGACACTGAACATGCAACATACCCTGCTCCTGATGAGTTCCCGCATAATGGATAGTCGTCATTTTCACTATACCAGTtcgctaaaataaaatatgtgagtaaatatatatcacaAAGGAAATACATGTCAGTTATAAACAGATATCTTACTTTCGTTTTGACAAAATCTCTCCCAATTCTCATCAGTCAAGTTGCCCCAACTGCCGTCTTCGGGGAATACCTTTACACATTTCTGCGTTAACACTCCCATGTAGATTTGTAGGCCCATTAACGCAAATACAGATAGGGAGAACATTGTCAAAATAATCACGTCGCGAAGATTTTTCACAGACTCTATGACAGCACCAACGATAGTCTTCAACCCTGAGGAGTAATCGGACTTGTTATATGAACATTTTAAAGGTGCACACGCTTCAAACCTCTAGTACTTACGTAGCTCCTGGGACTTAGATATTTCATTTCAAACTGCTAGAACTACTGAATCTATTTCAATTACACTAAACATATATTACTAAAGTAATAGTAGCACAAGGAATTACCCGGTACGATGGCCACAGTCTTCAGCGCTCGGAGAACTCTGAACGTTCTAAGAGCGGCCAAGTTGCCGAGATCTATGCCCATCGTCACATAACTGCAACACACACCCCACACGACGGCTAGGTTAATATAACTAACTACTTTGTCTAAACATTTACTAGTTACAATT contains:
- the LOC125050382 gene encoding sodium channel protein para isoform X17; the encoded protein is MSEDLDSISEEEQSLFRPFTRESLAVIEARIAEEHAKQKELEKKRAEGETDLGRTKKKKEVRYDDEDEDEGPQPDATLEQGLPLPVRMQGSFPAELSSTPLEDIDPFYQNQTTFVVISKGRDIFRFSATDALWMLDPFNPIRRVAIYILVHPLFSLFIITTILVNCILMIMPTTPTVESTEVIFTGIYTFESAVKVMARGFILQPFTYLRDAWNWLDFVVIALAYVTMGIDLGNLAALRTFRVLRALKTVAIVPGLKTIVGAVIESVKNLRDVIILTMFSLSVFALMGLQIYMGVLTQKCVKVFPEDGSWGNLTDENWERFCQNETNWYSENDDYPLCGNSSGAGTCEPGYICLQGYGPNPNYGYTSFDTFGWAFLSAFRLMTQDYWENLYQLVLRSAGSWHVLFFVVIIFLGSFYLVNLILAIVAMSYDELQKKAEEEEQAEEEALREAEQKAAARADKQEAREQHAREQAAAAEAAAYAEAHPAKSPSDFSCQSYELFVNQERGNQDDNTRERMSLRSDPFQDSVSTQPTHKPANDTHHDTARRQRKVSMASLSLPGSPFNLRRGSRGSHQMALRPNGRNRYPPGADRKPLVLSTYLDAQEHLPYADDSNAVTPMSEENGAIIIPVYYANLGSRHSSYTSHQSRLSYTSHGDLLGGKAQTKEAKLRGRSASRNHSITSQPHAYALPRQESSLVSRPLKEYEVSTTECTDEAGKVLKQSNDNPFIATSQQPNVVDMRDVMVLNEIIEQAGRQSRASEQNVSVYYFSTAEDDDEGPTFKERLLEWLMKGIDFFCVWDCCWLWLEFQKYVALLVFDPFVELFITLCIVVNTLFMALDHHDMDKDMERALKSGNYFFTATFGIEAMLKLIAMSPKFYFQEGWNIFDFIIVALSLLELGLEGVQGLSVLRSFRLLRVFKLAKSWPALNLIISIMGRTVGALGNLTFVLCIIIFIFAVMGMQLFGKNYTDYVDRFPGGELPRWNFTDFMHSFMIVFRVLCGEWIESMWDCMLVGDVSCIPFFLATVVIGNLVVLNLFLALLLSNFGSSSLSTPTADQDTNKIAEAFNRISRFIDWVKKNAADVLKIVKSKLTNQIAIHAPERVDNELELGADIEDGVLFKDKKLKDQVEVAIGDGMEFTIPGDNKYKKGNILMNNINAITDNHTDNRINSDINHHGYPIQDDDTISQKSYGSHKIRSFKDESHKGSADTIDGEEKKDASKEELGLEEEMIEDEEDGKLDGLAKIDIKVAADEDVVDLTPADCCPEPCYARFPFLAGDDESPFWQGWATLRLKTFRLIENTYFETAVITMILLSSLALALEDVHLPHRPILQDILYYMDRIFTVIFFIEMLIKWLALGFQKYFTNAWCWLDFIIVMVSLINFVAALCGAGGIQAFKTMRTLRALRPLRAMSRMQGMRVVVNALVQAIPSIFNVLLVCLIFWLIFAIMGVQLFAGKYFKCVDMNHTTLSHEIIPDRNACILENYTWENSPMNFDHVGKAYLCLFQVATFKGWIQIMNDAIDSREVGRQPIRETNIYMYLYFVFFIIFGSFFTLNLFIGVIIDNFNEQKKKAGGSLEMFMTEDQKKYYNAMKKMGSKKPLKAIPRPRWRPQAIVFEIVTDKKFDMIIMLFIGFNMLTMTLDHYQQTETFSQILDYLNMIFIVIFSSECLLKIFALRYHYFVEPWNLFDFVVVMFSILSLVLSDIIEKYFVSPTLLRVVRVAKVGRVLRLVKGAKGIRTLLFALAMSLPALFNICLLLFLVMFIFAIFGMSFFMHVKNKGGLDDVYNFKTFVQSMILLFQMSTSAGWDGVLDGIINEEECDLPDNERGYPGNCGSATIGITYLLSYLVISFLIVINMYIAVILENYSQATEDVQEGLTDDDYDMYYEIWQRFDPEGTQYIRYEQLSDFLDVLEPPLQIHKPNKYKIISMDIPICRGDMMFCVDILDALTKDFFARKGNPIEEPGDIVGRPGEVGYEPVSSTLWRQREEYCARLIQHAWRRHRRAHSPAGEGVGGDGSGGEGSAGGAETAVLLDSSGGSAHRVVLQGGGDAPRPPEPAPPPAPV